A portion of the Algisphaera agarilytica genome contains these proteins:
- a CDS encoding LacI family DNA-binding transcriptional regulator → MPITLKDIAERAKVSQAAVSIAMGSSGRISDETRKRILKIANEMGYRPNLLVHGIQKGRTMTVGVLMNFMQDAFNARLFNGIHDNLSTANYVPIVLMPSKVTPVLDQIHSLIDRRVDGILLRPSAEALWERHLNEALDRNVPVVSVDVEPQAETHHIDFVGTDDIGGAQMAADALLEANHKHLGVITTGSFPDGMYFRREGFEKRVAEHRHATCVSISEPWRFDIDGYDAAMKMLTLNPRPTAIFVTMDQLARGVYRAAKEMGLSIPGDLSVVGFADNPIATLLDPKLTTLHQLPEEIGGRAASLLLQRIKEGDQQSERERILIKPDLAVRDSMGPAPADS, encoded by the coding sequence ATGCCGATTACCTTAAAAGACATCGCAGAACGCGCAAAAGTTAGCCAGGCGGCTGTTTCCATCGCCATGGGCAGCTCCGGACGCATCTCGGATGAAACCCGCAAGCGCATCTTGAAAATCGCCAACGAAATGGGCTACCGCCCCAACCTTTTGGTTCACGGGATCCAGAAGGGCCGGACCATGACCGTGGGCGTGCTGATGAATTTCATGCAAGACGCGTTCAACGCCCGGCTGTTCAACGGGATCCACGACAACCTGTCGACAGCCAACTATGTCCCGATCGTGCTGATGCCCAGCAAGGTGACGCCGGTTCTCGATCAGATCCACTCGCTGATCGACCGACGCGTCGACGGCATTCTGCTCCGCCCCTCTGCCGAGGCGCTGTGGGAGCGGCACCTCAACGAGGCGTTGGATCGTAACGTGCCCGTGGTCTCGGTCGATGTTGAGCCCCAGGCCGAGACCCACCACATCGACTTTGTGGGCACCGACGATATCGGCGGCGCCCAGATGGCGGCCGACGCCCTGCTCGAAGCAAACCACAAACACCTGGGCGTGATCACCACCGGATCGTTCCCGGACGGCATGTACTTCCGGCGGGAAGGTTTCGAGAAGCGCGTCGCGGAACACCGTCACGCCACATGTGTCAGCATCTCCGAGCCCTGGCGTTTTGACATCGATGGGTACGACGCGGCGATGAAGATGCTGACGTTGAACCCGCGCCCGACCGCCATCTTCGTCACGATGGACCAGCTGGCCCGAGGCGTGTATCGCGCCGCGAAGGAAATGGGCCTCAGCATCCCCGGCGACCTCTCGGTCGTCGGCTTCGCGGACAACCCCATCGCGACCCTGCTTGACCCCAAACTGACCACGCTCCACCAACTCCCCGAAGAAATCGGTGGCCGCGCCGCCTCGCTTCTGCTGCAGCGCATCAAAGAAGGCGATCAGCAAAGCGAACGCGAGCGCATCCTAATCAAACCCGACCTCGCGGTCCGGGATTCGATGGGACCCGCTCCCGCCGACTCGTGA
- a CDS encoding alpha-L-fucosidase has protein sequence MAQPTSPIAADWPSLISRFSCPDWFRDAKFGVWSHWGPQAVPGQGDWYARFMYMEDQPEYRYHCRTYGHPSKVGYKDIIEKWTASKLDTEELIGFYADNGAKYFMGMLSHCDNFDLFNSKHHPWNSVNRGPKRDILGEYAKASRNAGLRFGFSEHLTWSYGWFNTNKGADSTGPYAGVPYDGNDPANASLYFEPHDDTEAAYPQNPSPFFVENWKARMIDAIDQFQPDMFYTDGGIFEQAGLDVMAHFYNQAADGVYTYKNVPGRRPGFDKYLGQYQAGAGIEDLEHGVLGSIIDEPWQTDTSSGPWFWNPSSKYKTPAEIIHMLADIVSKNGNLLLNYTQRPDGSLDDETHWTVEQVGKWLNTCGEAIYGTRPWRVFGEGPTQIGEGEMGLQQKISFGAEDFRYTQRDNVVYAISLGRPSGGKPWVAKSLSGESIADVTLLGYNDKVEWSLQPDGLHVQPPSPLPGDLAWPLRIEFA, from the coding sequence ATGGCTCAGCCCACCTCCCCCATCGCGGCCGATTGGCCTTCCCTGATCTCCCGCTTCTCCTGCCCCGACTGGTTCCGTGATGCGAAGTTCGGGGTGTGGTCACACTGGGGCCCCCAAGCGGTGCCCGGTCAGGGCGACTGGTACGCCCGGTTCATGTACATGGAAGACCAGCCCGAATACCGGTACCACTGCCGGACCTACGGCCACCCCTCCAAGGTGGGCTACAAGGACATCATCGAGAAGTGGACCGCGTCGAAGCTCGACACCGAAGAGCTCATCGGCTTCTACGCCGACAACGGCGCGAAGTACTTCATGGGCATGCTTTCACACTGCGACAACTTCGACCTGTTTAACTCTAAACACCACCCCTGGAACTCGGTTAACCGCGGCCCCAAGCGCGACATCCTCGGCGAATACGCCAAGGCCTCTCGCAACGCGGGGCTGCGTTTTGGTTTCTCCGAGCACCTCACCTGGAGCTACGGCTGGTTCAACACCAATAAGGGCGCCGACTCCACCGGCCCCTACGCCGGGGTCCCCTACGACGGCAACGACCCGGCGAACGCCAGCCTGTACTTCGAGCCCCACGACGACACGGAAGCCGCTTATCCCCAGAACCCTTCGCCGTTTTTTGTTGAGAATTGGAAGGCGCGGATGATCGACGCGATCGATCAGTTCCAGCCGGACATGTTCTATACCGATGGCGGGATCTTCGAGCAGGCTGGTCTCGATGTGATGGCCCACTTCTACAACCAGGCCGCCGACGGCGTCTATACCTACAAGAACGTCCCCGGGCGTCGCCCCGGGTTCGACAAGTATCTCGGCCAATATCAAGCCGGGGCGGGCATCGAAGACCTGGAGCACGGCGTGCTGGGCAGCATCATCGACGAGCCTTGGCAGACCGACACCTCCTCCGGGCCGTGGTTCTGGAACCCCTCCAGCAAGTACAAGACCCCCGCTGAGATCATCCACATGCTCGCGGACATCGTGAGTAAGAACGGCAACCTTCTCCTGAACTACACCCAGCGCCCCGATGGCTCGCTCGACGACGAAACCCATTGGACCGTCGAACAGGTCGGCAAGTGGCTCAACACCTGCGGCGAGGCGATCTACGGCACCCGGCCCTGGCGCGTGTTCGGCGAAGGGCCGACTCAGATCGGCGAAGGCGAGATGGGCTTGCAACAGAAAATCAGCTTCGGCGCAGAGGACTTCCGTTACACGCAACGCGACAATGTGGTGTACGCCATCTCGCTGGGGCGCCCCTCGGGCGGCAAACCCTGGGTCGCCAAGAGCCTGTCGGGCGAGTCCATCGCCGATGTCACCCTGCTCGGCTACAACGACAAAGTCGAGTGGTCGCTCCAGCCGGACGGCCTGCACGTACAACCCCCGAGCCCCCTGCCGGGTGATCTGGCGTGGCCGTTGCGCATTGAATTTGCTTAA
- a CDS encoding arylsulfatase, protein MSAQPNTPPQAPATQRPNIVWVITDDQGYGDLSCTSNPVVKTPQIDRFYEDAIRLTDFHVGPTCAPTRAGLLTGLYSGSTGVWHTIGGRSIIRQSITMLPEVLRDGGYATAMFGKWHLGDNYPYRPHDRGFETVIHHPAGGIGQQPDFWGNDYFDDTYLVNNEPRKFEGYCTDVWFDQAGKFIEDHVTNNSEEPFFCYIAPNAPHGPYNVPPGYADPYAGKVPDHVARFYGMITNIDENFAQLRELLQRLAIEDNTIVIFMTDNGSSCPMIDRKTGAPEPGFNGGLRGGKGSPYDGGHRVPVFIRWPDGGLTGGRDVEALTANIDVMPTLLDLCGVEASRPLDMDGHSLRGLLYGNVKLEDVESRVVVTDSQRVLEPVKWKDSAVMTRRWRLIQGDKLFDILEDRAQQNNLAAEFPEVVEQLRQEYEAWWAHVYAGSEKPIPLPVGDPEGPKTVQLNSHDWRYADSQNDVVWNQKQVRQGVAYTGFWEVDVVTAGRYQVELRRWPREDREHIAPPGDPGNEPLVWNKSDIDPSYLDWYSGDTPLDIAQASLVVGEQQLTQAVTDKQGISVFEIDLPEGFTHMRAEFELAGGESLGAYYVYVTRQSDAGK, encoded by the coding sequence ATGTCCGCTCAGCCCAACACCCCTCCTCAAGCTCCCGCCACCCAACGCCCCAACATCGTCTGGGTCATCACCGACGACCAGGGGTACGGTGACCTGTCCTGCACCTCGAACCCCGTGGTCAAGACGCCGCAGATCGATCGCTTCTACGAAGACGCGATCCGTCTCACCGACTTCCACGTCGGCCCCACCTGTGCCCCCACCCGGGCCGGGCTGCTGACGGGGCTGTACTCGGGCAGCACCGGGGTCTGGCACACGATCGGCGGCCGCTCGATTATCCGGCAGTCCATCACGATGCTGCCCGAAGTGCTGCGTGACGGCGGCTACGCCACCGCGATGTTCGGCAAGTGGCACCTGGGCGACAACTACCCCTACCGCCCCCACGACCGCGGCTTCGAAACCGTCATCCACCACCCCGCGGGCGGCATCGGCCAGCAGCCCGACTTCTGGGGCAACGACTACTTCGACGACACGTACCTTGTGAACAACGAGCCGCGCAAGTTCGAGGGGTATTGCACCGACGTCTGGTTCGATCAGGCCGGGAAGTTCATCGAAGACCATGTGACGAACAACTCCGAAGAGCCGTTCTTCTGCTACATCGCGCCCAACGCCCCGCACGGCCCGTACAACGTCCCGCCCGGATACGCTGACCCGTACGCGGGGAAAGTCCCGGACCACGTGGCACGCTTCTACGGCATGATCACGAACATCGACGAGAATTTCGCGCAGCTCCGTGAGTTGCTCCAGCGGCTGGCGATCGAAGACAACACCATCGTGATTTTCATGACCGACAACGGCTCGTCCTGCCCGATGATCGACCGCAAGACCGGGGCGCCCGAGCCGGGCTTCAACGGGGGGCTCCGGGGCGGCAAAGGATCGCCCTACGACGGCGGCCACCGCGTGCCGGTTTTCATCCGCTGGCCAGACGGCGGCCTGACGGGGGGGCGGGACGTCGAGGCGTTGACCGCGAACATCGACGTGATGCCCACGCTGCTGGACCTGTGCGGCGTCGAGGCGTCACGGCCGCTGGACATGGACGGGCACAGCCTCCGCGGATTGCTCTACGGCAACGTGAAGTTGGAGGATGTGGAGTCCCGGGTCGTGGTCACCGATTCCCAGCGTGTCTTGGAACCGGTCAAGTGGAAAGACAGCGCGGTGATGACCCGGCGTTGGCGTCTGATCCAAGGCGATAAGCTCTTCGACATCCTGGAAGACCGGGCCCAGCAGAACAACCTGGCTGCGGAGTTCCCCGAGGTCGTCGAACAACTCCGGCAGGAGTACGAGGCGTGGTGGGCTCACGTATACGCGGGGTCGGAGAAGCCGATCCCGTTGCCGGTGGGTGACCCCGAGGGGCCCAAGACGGTGCAGCTGAACTCGCACGACTGGCGATACGCCGATTCGCAGAACGATGTGGTCTGGAACCAGAAACAGGTCCGGCAGGGCGTGGCGTACACCGGCTTCTGGGAAGTGGATGTCGTCACTGCGGGCCGGTATCAAGTCGAGCTGCGGCGTTGGCCACGCGAAGACCGCGAGCACATCGCGCCGCCCGGCGATCCCGGCAACGAGCCGTTGGTGTGGAACAAGAGCGACATCGACCCCAGCTACCTCGACTGGTACTCGGGCGACACGCCGCTCGACATCGCCCAGGCGTCGCTCGTGGTGGGCGAACAGCAATTGACCCAAGCCGTCACGGATAAGCAGGGGATTTCGGTCTTCGAAATCGATCTGCCCGAGGGCTTCACTCACATGCGTGCGGAGTTCGAGCTAGCGGGCGGCGAGTCGCTCGGGGCGTACTACGTCTATGTCACCCGGCAATCGGATGCCGGTAAGTAA
- the mobA gene encoding molybdenum cofactor guanylyltransferase — MTSRSTRFPHYILAGGESRRFGSDKARHLVAGQAMLRRVATTLEPFSASTTIVARSAGAYDDLGYPTIADAVSNAGPLAGLMTALLHADDVRDDNSPCWVLLSSCDLIHGSADLIAPLIDLATEDRMAAVYLNSGRFEPFPGLYHTSLLPHLRQAIDTNQLSFQRLFRALGPQIASLDLPAAYGYLDMDHRPKDSSLPPSAE; from the coding sequence ATGACGTCGCGCTCGACACGATTCCCTCACTACATCCTCGCCGGTGGCGAGAGCCGACGCTTTGGCTCGGACAAAGCCCGGCACCTTGTCGCGGGGCAAGCGATGCTGCGCCGGGTCGCCACAACTCTCGAACCGTTCAGCGCGTCGACCACCATCGTCGCCCGCAGCGCGGGCGCTTACGATGATCTGGGTTATCCCACCATCGCCGACGCGGTGAGCAACGCGGGTCCGCTGGCGGGCCTGATGACCGCCCTTCTTCACGCAGACGACGTTCGAGATGACAACTCACCCTGCTGGGTCCTGCTGAGCAGCTGCGACTTGATCCACGGCTCGGCCGACCTGATCGCACCCCTGATTGACCTCGCCACGGAAGATCGAATGGCGGCGGTCTATCTGAACTCGGGCCGATTCGAGCCTTTCCCAGGGCTGTACCACACCTCGCTCCTGCCGCACCTACGTCAAGCAATCGATACGAATCAGCTCTCGTTCCAAAGGCTCTTTCGAGCTCTGGGCCCGCAGATCGCCAGCCTCGATTTGCCCGCGGCGTATGGCTATTTAGACATGGACCATCGGCCCAAGGACTCGTCACTCCCACCGTCTGCTGAATGA
- a CDS encoding glutamate synthase subunit beta — protein sequence MPITKSPNHQIAEFTVMPSRDSAIRLNDYYEVYTEASPEAAKAEGERCFNCGAAFCMPDSGYGQGCPIQNKIPEWNELVRLDRWKEAYHRLSETNPFPEFTSRVCPAPCQDACILGINEKPVQIKGIERAIIDRAFDEGWVIPAVAPAPTGKRVAVIGSGPAGLAAADTLCRLGHEVTVFERSDRPGGLLTYGVPNMKLDKSVVFRRIDLMMRSGVNFRLNANIGQDINPQQLTRDFDSVLLAVGAQRARSLDVPGMDLPGVINAMDYLTASARQHLDASGPAPDLDAAGKDVIVIGGGDTGADCIGTALRQGCRSLLNITRREQPPDERPDTAPWPGPPNTYTLDYAHAEGVTRFGRDPREYQVQPLSMVGDTPIPSNPGGVSGVEVLNLADQTKSILPADLVLLAIGFVGHDTPPLAAAFGLETDKRGRLTDQDYRSANQNVYVAGDCRRGASLVVWAIHEGLAAARAIHRDLQSVV from the coding sequence ATGCCCATCACCAAATCGCCCAATCACCAGATAGCCGAATTTACGGTCATGCCTTCGCGTGACTCGGCGATCCGATTGAACGATTACTACGAGGTCTACACCGAGGCGAGCCCCGAAGCCGCCAAGGCCGAGGGTGAGCGATGTTTCAATTGCGGCGCAGCGTTCTGTATGCCCGACTCGGGATACGGTCAGGGGTGCCCGATCCAGAACAAGATCCCCGAGTGGAACGAATTGGTTCGTTTGGATCGGTGGAAAGAAGCGTACCATCGGCTGAGCGAAACCAACCCGTTCCCCGAGTTCACCAGCCGCGTCTGCCCCGCGCCGTGCCAGGACGCCTGCATCCTCGGCATCAACGAAAAACCCGTCCAGATCAAAGGCATCGAACGCGCGATCATCGACCGGGCGTTTGACGAAGGCTGGGTTATTCCGGCGGTCGCCCCCGCGCCTACGGGCAAACGCGTCGCGGTCATCGGTTCGGGCCCCGCGGGGCTGGCCGCCGCAGACACCTTGTGTCGACTCGGCCACGAGGTCACCGTGTTCGAGCGCTCGGACCGGCCCGGCGGGCTGCTCACCTACGGCGTGCCGAACATGAAGCTGGACAAGTCGGTGGTGTTTCGACGCATCGACCTGATGATGCGCTCCGGCGTGAACTTCCGACTCAACGCCAACATCGGCCAAGACATCAATCCCCAGCAACTGACCCGCGATTTCGATTCGGTTCTCCTTGCCGTCGGCGCCCAACGCGCCCGATCGCTTGATGTCCCCGGGATGGACCTGCCGGGCGTGATCAACGCGATGGACTACCTGACCGCCTCGGCCCGCCAACACCTCGACGCATCGGGCCCCGCGCCCGATCTGGATGCGGCCGGTAAAGATGTCATCGTCATCGGCGGCGGCGACACCGGCGCCGACTGTATCGGCACCGCGTTACGCCAAGGCTGTCGTTCGCTACTCAACATCACCCGCCGGGAACAACCCCCGGATGAACGCCCGGATACAGCCCCCTGGCCCGGCCCACCGAACACCTACACGCTCGACTACGCACACGCCGAGGGCGTCACCCGCTTCGGTCGCGACCCGCGTGAGTACCAGGTCCAGCCGCTGAGTATGGTGGGCGATACGCCAATCCCGTCTAACCCCGGCGGAGTAAGCGGCGTGGAAGTTCTAAATCTGGCTGACCAGACCAAGAGCATCCTCCCCGCGGACCTGGTCCTGCTGGCGATCGGTTTTGTTGGACACGACACCCCCCCGCTCGCCGCGGCGTTCGGCCTGGAGACGGACAAGCGCGGCCGACTCACCGACCAGGACTATCGCAGTGCGAATCAAAACGTCTACGTTGCTGGTGATTGCCGACGCGGTGCCTCGCTGGTGGTTTGGGCGATCCATGAAGGGCTCGCGGCCGCCCGTGCGATCCACCGCGATCTACAATCTGTTGTATGA
- a CDS encoding diflavin oxidoreductase codes for MSTATPPQPITLPGEAPFNPEQQKFVEGFLSGLVSVKNAQAAAAQPDAPGAPMTILYGSQSGNSEALAKQLRKKARTQGFGPDVAALDSFDFDEIANIKHLLIICSTFGEGDPPDNAMKFTAKLMADDAPDLAHLEYSVCSMGDRSYTHFCKAGNDIDDRLSELGATRIADRVECDVAYEDDYAGWTESLFASQTLIDAAGDLPVGLEEDEDDGHAVGGWDKNNPYFAPVLHVENLNGEGSSKEVNHVEILLSGSGLEYEVGDALGLWPSNDPILVEEILALTGITGTNRILLKGETCPIRLALQAKLDVVTLTQSTLDALGIEGSVEDVKGLHLIDALRKWEPQVPAQGLADALRPLQPRLYSIASSPKAHPGEVHLTVGAVRYKLEGSDRKGVASTFLADRCGFGGRVGVYVHKAPHFHLTDNDTAPVIMCGPGTGIAPFRAFLEERQARKAAGAEVGESWLFFGDQHEATDFLYREQLAEMQADGTLSKLSLAWSRDGDEKVYVQDLMRKNAAEVFAWFENGGHFYICGDASRMAGDVDKALRDIIAEQGQFDEAGVQAYMDKLVDEHRYQRDVY; via the coding sequence ATGAGTACCGCCACTCCCCCCCAACCGATCACGCTTCCCGGCGAAGCCCCGTTCAACCCCGAGCAGCAGAAGTTCGTCGAAGGCTTCTTGTCCGGACTCGTCTCGGTCAAGAACGCCCAGGCCGCTGCGGCTCAGCCCGATGCGCCCGGCGCACCGATGACGATCCTCTACGGCTCGCAGTCGGGCAACAGCGAAGCCCTCGCCAAGCAGCTCCGCAAGAAAGCCCGCACCCAGGGCTTCGGCCCCGATGTCGCGGCCCTCGACAGCTTTGACTTCGACGAGATCGCCAACATCAAGCACCTGCTGATCATCTGCTCGACCTTCGGCGAGGGCGACCCGCCGGACAACGCGATGAAGTTCACCGCGAAGCTCATGGCCGACGACGCCCCCGACCTGGCCCACCTCGAGTACAGCGTCTGCTCCATGGGCGACCGCAGCTACACCCACTTCTGCAAAGCGGGCAACGACATCGACGACCGCCTGTCCGAGCTCGGCGCAACCCGCATCGCCGACCGCGTGGAGTGTGATGTCGCCTACGAAGACGACTACGCCGGCTGGACCGAATCACTCTTCGCCAGCCAAACGCTGATCGACGCGGCGGGCGACTTGCCCGTCGGCCTCGAAGAGGATGAAGACGACGGACACGCCGTCGGCGGATGGGACAAGAACAACCCGTACTTTGCTCCGGTCCTGCACGTCGAAAACCTCAACGGCGAAGGCTCGTCCAAGGAAGTCAACCACGTCGAAATCCTGCTCTCGGGCTCGGGCCTGGAGTACGAGGTCGGCGACGCCCTGGGCCTCTGGCCGAGCAACGACCCGATCCTCGTCGAGGAAATCCTCGCCCTCACCGGCATCACCGGCACCAACCGCATCCTGCTCAAGGGCGAGACCTGCCCGATCCGCCTCGCGTTGCAGGCCAAGCTCGACGTCGTCACCCTGACGCAGAGCACCCTGGATGCGCTGGGCATCGAGGGTTCGGTTGAAGACGTCAAGGGGCTGCACCTGATCGATGCCCTGCGTAAGTGGGAGCCCCAGGTCCCCGCCCAGGGGCTGGCCGACGCGTTGCGTCCGCTCCAGCCCCGGCTTTACTCCATCGCCTCCAGCCCCAAGGCCCACCCCGGCGAGGTCCACCTCACCGTGGGCGCGGTCCGGTACAAGCTCGAAGGCAGCGACCGCAAGGGCGTCGCCTCGACCTTCCTCGCCGACCGCTGCGGCTTCGGCGGACGGGTTGGGGTCTACGTCCACAAAGCCCCCCACTTCCACCTCACCGACAACGACACCGCGCCGGTCATCATGTGCGGCCCCGGCACCGGCATCGCGCCGTTCCGCGCCTTCCTCGAAGAACGCCAGGCCCGCAAGGCCGCGGGGGCTGAGGTCGGCGAGAGCTGGTTGTTCTTCGGCGACCAGCACGAAGCGACCGACTTCCTCTACCGCGAACAGCTCGCGGAGATGCAGGCCGACGGCACGCTGAGCAAACTCAGCCTCGCCTGGTCGCGTGACGGGGACGAAAAAGTCTACGTCCAGGACCTCATGCGGAAGAACGCCGCCGAGGTCTTCGCCTGGTTCGAGAATGGCGGCCACTTCTACATCTGCGGCGATGCCTCGCGCATGGCGGGCGACGTCGACAAGGCTCTGCGCGACATCATCGCCGAGCAAGGCCAGTTCGATGAGGCCGGGGTGCAGGCCTACATGGACAAACTCGTGGATGAACACCGCTACCAGCGGGACGTGTATTGA
- a CDS encoding NirA family protein, whose product MPCDGKSSLAHAPLDGFTDEQRDYLASMLDQMDLNTVYKAAHADETGDGGNVNGARISVFGTPLEDLCTQEQLKLAEHPDEMWPKLRAHAAEAKMPEGGDTFMFKHHGLFNVQPAQPGFMCRMRIPACKLTANQFEGLGDLAENLAGGYAHVTTRGNLQVREIQPQNIINLLEGLYDLGLTCKGSGADSVRNITANPTAGFDPQELMDLSPYAKALHLHILNTPSLHGIPRKFNIAFDGGGVISAVVDTNDIGFVAHKLTDEYLAANPEVAAACPDGIVIRILLGGITGHHDFAISSGFACTPDQMNDFAIATLDVFTENGDRTNRKKARLKYVLDDWGHTKFTETVEERLPFKLLRLPEDATHPRGPIDRQMHIGVHPQAPGPDGEDLRFLGVSLWLGRLSPEQMRGIAAISKKYGQGDIRLTVWQNVLIPHVPADQVDAAIADLNALGLDVSASSFAAGVVACTGKFACQFASAHTKEHGQAAVEHLQTKFELDSPINIHLTGCTHSCAQHYIGDIGLVGASTEDGREAYNVVLGGGSDHDQGIARPLTGPVAYDELNPFLEGVIGTYLENREDDETFLSFTRRHDDDALKQLFLKDAPLAEVTSS is encoded by the coding sequence ATGCCTTGTGACGGCAAATCTTCACTCGCTCACGCCCCCCTCGATGGGTTCACCGATGAGCAACGTGACTATCTCGCCTCCATGCTCGACCAGATGGACCTCAACACGGTCTATAAAGCTGCGCACGCTGACGAGACAGGCGACGGCGGGAATGTAAACGGCGCTCGCATCTCGGTGTTCGGCACCCCGCTCGAAGACCTGTGCACCCAGGAACAGCTCAAGCTCGCCGAGCACCCCGACGAGATGTGGCCCAAGCTGCGTGCCCACGCCGCCGAGGCCAAGATGCCCGAGGGTGGCGACACCTTCATGTTCAAGCACCATGGCCTCTTTAATGTCCAACCCGCGCAGCCCGGCTTCATGTGCCGGATGCGCATCCCTGCCTGCAAGCTGACCGCCAATCAGTTTGAGGGCCTGGGCGACCTCGCCGAGAACCTTGCCGGTGGTTACGCCCACGTCACCACGCGGGGCAACCTCCAGGTCCGCGAGATCCAGCCGCAGAACATCATCAACCTGCTCGAAGGTCTTTATGACCTGGGCCTGACCTGCAAGGGCTCGGGGGCCGACAGCGTCCGCAACATCACCGCCAACCCCACGGCCGGGTTCGATCCGCAGGAGCTGATGGACCTCTCGCCCTACGCCAAGGCGTTGCACCTGCACATCCTCAACACGCCTTCGCTGCACGGCATCCCGCGCAAGTTCAACATCGCCTTCGACGGCGGCGGCGTGATCTCGGCCGTGGTCGACACCAACGACATCGGCTTCGTCGCCCACAAGCTCACCGATGAATACCTCGCGGCCAACCCCGAGGTCGCCGCAGCCTGCCCCGACGGCATCGTCATCCGCATCCTGCTCGGCGGGATCACCGGGCACCACGACTTCGCGATCTCGTCCGGCTTCGCCTGCACGCCCGACCAGATGAACGACTTCGCGATCGCCACCCTCGACGTGTTCACCGAGAACGGCGACCGCACCAACCGCAAGAAGGCCCGCCTCAAATACGTCCTCGACGACTGGGGCCACACCAAGTTCACCGAGACCGTGGAAGAACGCCTGCCGTTCAAACTCCTGCGTCTCCCCGAGGATGCGACCCACCCCCGCGGCCCGATCGACCGCCAGATGCACATCGGCGTGCACCCGCAAGCACCGGGCCCCGACGGCGAAGACCTCCGCTTCCTCGGCGTGTCGCTCTGGCTAGGCCGGCTCTCGCCCGAGCAGATGCGCGGTATCGCAGCGATCTCGAAAAAGTACGGCCAAGGCGACATCCGCCTTACCGTCTGGCAGAACGTACTCATCCCCCACGTCCCCGCGGATCAGGTGGATGCGGCCATCGCCGACCTCAACGCTTTGGGCCTCGACGTGTCCGCCTCGTCGTTCGCCGCGGGCGTCGTCGCCTGCACCGGCAAGTTCGCCTGTCAGTTCGCCTCGGCCCACACCAAAGAGCACGGCCAGGCCGCCGTCGAACACCTGCAAACCAAGTTCGAGCTCGACTCGCCGATCAATATCCACCTCACCGGGTGCACCCACAGCTGTGCCCAGCACTACATCGGCGACATCGGCCTGGTCGGTGCGTCCACCGAAGACGGCCGGGAGGCCTACAACGTCGTGCTCGGCGGCGGCAGCGATCACGACCAGGGCATCGCCCGCCCCCTCACCGGCCCGGTCGCCTACGACGAACTCAACCCCTTCCTCGAAGGCGTCATCGGTACCTACCTTGAAAACCGCGAAGACGACGAGACCTTCCTCAGCTTCACCCGCCGTCACGACGACGACGCCCTCAAACAACTCTTCCTGAAAGACGCCCCCCTCGCGGAGGTGACCTCCTCATGA